One Azotosporobacter soli genomic region harbors:
- a CDS encoding TlpA family protein disulfide reductase → MLRKYVWGIVLIIALLIGGYSLFGTNKTAEKMPEKQQTTSETGVTVGKVAPSFTLDSLEGKKTPIGEVGKVYVLNFWASWCPPCREEFPELVAFAHKYQGKVEFQAINLQESEKKVDDFLRQGGYALPVLLDKDGTVAQRYKITAIPTTLVIDGKGIIRYRKSGEVTLAELESVIKGW, encoded by the coding sequence ATGTTGCGTAAATATGTTTGGGGCATTGTACTCATTATTGCATTGCTCATTGGCGGATACAGTTTGTTCGGCACGAATAAGACCGCGGAAAAGATGCCTGAAAAGCAACAAACGACGAGCGAAACGGGCGTGACCGTCGGCAAAGTCGCTCCTTCGTTTACGCTGGATAGTCTGGAAGGCAAAAAGACGCCGATCGGTGAAGTCGGCAAGGTCTATGTCTTGAATTTTTGGGCCAGTTGGTGTCCGCCCTGCCGTGAAGAATTTCCGGAACTGGTTGCGTTTGCGCATAAATATCAGGGCAAGGTTGAATTTCAGGCGATTAATTTGCAGGAATCCGAAAAGAAAGTGGACGACTTTCTGCGTCAGGGCGGCTATGCGTTGCCAGTGCTTTTGGATAAGGATGGTACGGTTGCCCAACGTTATAAGATTACGGCGATTCCGACTACCCTCGTGATTGATGGCAAAGGCATCATCCGCTATCGTAAAAGCGGCGAGGTTACGCTGGCTGAATTGGAATCAGTTATCAAAGGATGGTAG
- a CDS encoding arsinothricin resistance N-acetyltransferase ArsN1 family A, which produces MIKVRDAESGDVAKIAEIYNQGIEDRQATMETRLRSEADMKEWLAARGARYRVLVAEQEGAVVGWASLNPFSARDCYAGVADLSIYIQRERRGVGLGKLLLEAILRLACELEFHKVVLSALKRNEAGQSLYRAMQFREVGVYQRQGKLDGEWQDVLLMEKLL; this is translated from the coding sequence ATGATAAAGGTGAGAGACGCCGAAAGCGGCGATGTGGCAAAAATTGCGGAAATTTATAACCAGGGAATCGAAGATCGGCAAGCCACAATGGAAACAAGGCTGCGCAGCGAAGCGGATATGAAGGAATGGCTTGCCGCGCGCGGCGCGCGCTATCGCGTCTTGGTAGCGGAACAAGAGGGCGCTGTCGTGGGCTGGGCTTCGTTGAATCCGTTCAGTGCGCGCGACTGTTATGCCGGTGTGGCGGATCTGTCGATTTACATTCAGCGCGAGCGTCGAGGCGTCGGGCTGGGGAAACTGTTATTGGAAGCGATACTGCGTTTAGCCTGCGAACTGGAATTCCACAAGGTCGTGCTGAGCGCGCTGAAGCGCAACGAAGCCGGCCAGAGTCTGTATCGAGCGATGCAGTTCAGGGAGGTGGGCGTATACCAGCGCCAGGGGAAGCTGGACGGCGAGTGGCAGGATGTATTGCTGATGGAAAAACTTTTGTGA
- a CDS encoding GNAT family N-acetyltransferase: MKTESDFQIRPATTADTERIVQLLNANDLPSCGLQGGSQQFWLAVKKGEAVGVIGLGRNGKRGLLRSLAVAKAYRNNGIAKALLEEALFNARQAKIEEIYLLTGTAKDYFLRKGFSLTDRASLPPMLLQDAGMENACSACSDCLYRSLLEEEKE; the protein is encoded by the coding sequence ATGAAAACGGAAAGCGATTTTCAAATCCGTCCGGCAACGACTGCTGATACGGAACGGATTGTTCAATTATTGAACGCGAATGACTTGCCGAGTTGCGGTCTGCAAGGTGGTTCACAACAGTTCTGGCTTGCCGTGAAGAAAGGGGAAGCGGTTGGGGTGATTGGCTTAGGGCGAAATGGAAAACGAGGGCTATTGCGTTCGCTGGCGGTGGCGAAAGCGTACCGAAATAACGGCATTGCAAAAGCGCTGCTAGAAGAGGCTCTTTTTAATGCGAGGCAGGCAAAGATAGAGGAAATCTATCTGCTTACCGGTACTGCGAAAGATTATTTTCTGCGCAAGGGATTTAGCCTGACGGATCGAGCGTCTTTGCCGCCGATGCTATTGCAAGACGCCGGGATGGAAAATGCATGCTCGGCCTGCAGCGATTGTCTATATCGCAGCTTGCTTGAGGAAGAAAAGGAATAA
- a CDS encoding DVU_1553 family AMP-dependent CoA ligase: MMEKAILTPLEHWIEEKIGLADGLSREAIAAYQLEMLNVTLDRVLRYSPFYRQHLAQAGLKAIYRLDDMAAYPFTTADDVRRYAAQMLCVSQSEINRVVTLHTSGTTGDPKRLYFSRADQELTIDFFRCGMSTLTKAGDKVLILLPGERPGSVGDLLAKALERSGVLSVLYGLVAQPLQAVEVMRREEATCLVGVPVQVLAMARCWEQQGGNGWRPQQILLSTDHVPQIVAQELKRIWHCEVYAHYGMTEMGLGGGIECAAQSGYHLREADLYFEIIDPFSLRPVPDGEYGELVFTTLTRQGMPLIRYRTGDLSRFIIEPCPCGSKLRRLERVRSRIDGIASLTNTHEITMADLDEALFALPEVVDFSAQLTDKGMMLLKLVVTIRPDAVSFDERIVLRSLRQLDPIRSTEQEGNLSLAVEIIRQWSIAFGKRSIAVAKERACGAFE; the protein is encoded by the coding sequence ATGATGGAAAAAGCAATTCTTACACCGTTGGAACATTGGATTGAGGAAAAAATCGGCTTGGCAGACGGATTGTCGCGCGAAGCCATCGCAGCTTATCAGCTGGAAATGCTGAACGTGACGCTTGACCGCGTCCTGCGCTACAGTCCGTTTTACCGGCAGCATTTGGCGCAGGCCGGTTTGAAAGCGATCTATCGATTGGACGACATGGCGGCCTATCCGTTTACAACGGCGGATGACGTCAGGCGCTATGCGGCGCAAATGCTCTGCGTCTCGCAAAGTGAGATTAATCGGGTCGTTACCCTGCATACGTCAGGGACGACCGGCGATCCGAAGCGGCTCTATTTCAGCCGCGCCGATCAGGAACTGACGATTGATTTTTTTCGTTGCGGCATGTCGACCTTGACCAAGGCGGGCGATAAAGTATTGATCCTGCTGCCGGGCGAACGGCCGGGCAGCGTTGGCGACTTGCTGGCAAAGGCTCTGGAACGCAGCGGCGTTCTGTCCGTCCTTTATGGTCTCGTTGCGCAGCCGCTGCAGGCCGTCGAAGTCATGCGCCGGGAAGAGGCGACGTGTCTGGTCGGCGTTCCGGTGCAGGTGCTGGCGATGGCCCGCTGCTGGGAACAGCAGGGCGGCAACGGCTGGCGACCGCAGCAGATTCTCCTGAGTACCGATCATGTGCCGCAGATCGTTGCGCAGGAGTTGAAGCGGATTTGGCATTGTGAGGTCTACGCCCATTACGGCATGACGGAAATGGGCTTGGGCGGCGGCATCGAATGTGCGGCACAAAGCGGCTACCATCTGCGCGAAGCCGATCTGTATTTTGAAATCATCGATCCTTTTTCGCTGCGACCCGTACCGGATGGCGAATATGGTGAGCTGGTCTTTACGACGCTGACAAGGCAGGGGATGCCGCTAATACGTTACCGAACCGGCGACTTGTCGCGCTTTATTATTGAACCCTGCCCGTGCGGCAGTAAGTTGCGCCGTTTGGAGCGGGTCAGAAGCAGAATCGATGGAATCGCTTCTTTGACGAATACGCATGAAATTACAATGGCCGATCTGGATGAAGCGTTGTTTGCCTTGCCGGAAGTGGTCGATTTCAGCGCACAGCTGACGGATAAGGGCATGATGCTGTTGAAACTGGTTGTGACCATTAGACCGGACGCTGTTTCGTTTGATGAGCGTATAGTGCTGCGTTCGCTCCGGCAACTCGATCCGATTCGTTCGACGGAGCAGGAGGGGAACCTGTCTCTTGCGGTGGAAATTATCCGTCAGTGGTCGATTGCCTTTGGCAAAAGGTCGATTGCTGTTGCAAAGGAGCGTGCGTGTGGTGCGTTTGAATAA
- a CDS encoding MarR family winged helix-turn-helix transcriptional regulator: protein MENEEQMGARRLREGTRQLVRGLGVLEKSEAGCCELSLGQCHAIIEIGRSGEMSLMQLALVLNLDKSTVSRLVDKLVQEGLIDRQENSADRRYSSLILTEAGRAVFQSVETKMGDHFMEVLAALPQEKRMQIVESIELLGNAVSTIRNRETKNKREVR from the coding sequence ATGGAAAATGAAGAGCAAATGGGAGCCCGACGCTTGCGTGAGGGAACACGGCAATTGGTAAGAGGACTGGGGGTTTTAGAAAAAAGTGAGGCAGGTTGCTGCGAACTGAGTTTGGGACAGTGTCATGCGATTATCGAAATTGGCCGCAGTGGCGAAATGTCGCTGATGCAACTGGCGCTTGTCTTAAATCTCGATAAGAGTACGGTCAGTCGCCTAGTGGACAAACTGGTGCAGGAAGGACTGATCGACCGGCAGGAAAATAGCGCGGATCGTCGCTATAGTTCATTGATCCTTACGGAAGCGGGACGGGCCGTGTTTCAAAGCGTAGAAACAAAAATGGGCGATCATTTTATGGAAGTGCTGGCTGCTCTGCCGCAGGAAAAAAGAATGCAGATCGTAGAAAGCATTGAACTTCTCGGCAATGCCGTTTCGACGATTCGCAATCGGGAGACAAAGAATAAACGCGAGGTGAGATAA
- a CDS encoding cytochrome c biogenesis CcdA family protein produces MELGNISLIGVFLAGLLSFVSPCVLPMLPTFSAVLAGSVDGEDERSWKIYVNALCFLAGFTVVFILMGATASLLGEWFFEYQLEIQKIGALVIIVMGLTLSGVIRIGLLEREYRPLLSRAFQGPFGAFLLGVSFTVGWTPCTGPILAAILVYASGSATVGIGAALLFVYALGFSIPFFLLVVVLRRYLFRLRAVYQYLPQIQRAAGYLLILLGLLIWLDWLGKGIGIIWSLFA; encoded by the coding sequence ATGGAGTTGGGAAATATCAGTCTGATCGGCGTTTTTTTGGCAGGGCTGCTCTCCTTTGTTTCACCGTGCGTATTGCCGATGCTGCCGACTTTTTCTGCGGTGCTGGCCGGTTCGGTTGACGGAGAGGATGAACGTTCCTGGAAGATATACGTCAATGCACTGTGCTTTTTGGCCGGCTTTACGGTCGTATTTATTTTGATGGGAGCTACCGCATCGCTGCTCGGCGAATGGTTTTTTGAGTATCAGTTGGAAATTCAAAAGATAGGCGCGTTAGTCATCATCGTAATGGGGCTGACGTTGTCGGGCGTTATTCGCATTGGCCTGCTGGAGCGGGAGTACCGGCCGCTGCTGTCCCGGGCGTTTCAGGGACCGTTCGGCGCATTCCTTTTGGGCGTTTCGTTTACGGTCGGCTGGACGCCCTGCACAGGGCCGATTCTTGCGGCGATTCTCGTTTATGCGAGCGGTTCGGCTACGGTCGGCATTGGCGCGGCGCTGCTTTTCGTTTATGCGCTGGGCTTTTCCATCCCGTTTTTTCTCTTGGTCGTTGTCTTGCGGCGTTATTTGTTTCGACTGCGCGCTGTCTATCAATATTTGCCGCAGATACAACGCGCAGCCGGTTATCTGCTGATTCTGCTGGGTTTGTTGATTTGGCTGGACTGGCTGGGGAAAGGGATCGGAATCATCTGGTCCTTATTTGCATAA
- a CDS encoding metalloregulator ArsR/SmtB family transcription factor gives MTKIMKALSDETRLSIVNLLRVESLCVCEIEAVLQNSQSNVSRHLAKLREAEIIISDKRAQWVYYEINQELLAAQPFLKTLVEVDLANNPRYQAEIAKLRQYRETNGVCQPLP, from the coding sequence TTGACAAAAATAATGAAAGCCTTGAGCGATGAAACGCGGTTAAGCATCGTTAATCTTTTGCGTGTGGAAAGTTTGTGCGTTTGCGAAATTGAAGCCGTGTTGCAAAACAGCCAGTCGAATGTATCGCGGCATCTTGCAAAACTGCGTGAAGCAGAAATTATTATCAGCGATAAGCGCGCGCAATGGGTATATTACGAAATTAACCAGGAGCTGTTGGCGGCGCAGCCTTTTCTTAAAACATTAGTCGAGGTAGACTTGGCGAATAATCCTCGCTATCAAGCGGAAATTGCAAAACTCCGTCAATATCGCGAGACAAATGGCGTATGCCAGCCGTTACCGTAG
- a CDS encoding aminotransferase class V-fold PLP-dependent enzyme — translation MKFAYLNNAATSWPKPLQVSEAVAACIQQVPCHSGRAAFDRADAAGTCRTLLAELLQVTDERQIVFAPNATHALNVALHGLRWQSGANVVTSAAEHNSVLRPLHYLAKTKGLQIRIVPVDHSGRIVVEEWAAAIKKYRPQLAVFMHASNVTGAVNDAALLAKLAKEAGAVTLLDASQSMGIIPVFPEQWKIDLVAFTGHKYLLGPTGTGGLYIAPHMTAELEPVWVGGTGIQSELDEMPSMMPTHFEAGTPNDCAFAGLAAALAWRSEHPLEEKGLHSLTERLCSGLKELGANVIDVEAPRTPVVSFTLENWAVEEVGEILQKSFGIVSRTGLHCAPRTHAFLATAPSGTVRLSLSRFTTEQEIEDCLSAIGAMLRETD, via the coding sequence ATGAAATTTGCATACCTGAACAATGCGGCGACTTCCTGGCCGAAGCCTCTACAGGTCAGTGAAGCGGTGGCCGCCTGCATCCAACAAGTCCCTTGCCATAGCGGGCGCGCTGCTTTTGACCGAGCGGATGCAGCTGGAACGTGCCGCACCTTGCTGGCCGAATTGCTTCAAGTGACCGATGAGCGGCAAATCGTCTTTGCGCCAAACGCGACCCATGCCTTAAATGTCGCACTGCATGGTTTGCGTTGGCAGAGCGGCGCGAACGTAGTCACGTCGGCTGCGGAACACAATTCGGTGCTGCGCCCGCTGCATTATCTGGCCAAAACGAAAGGGCTGCAAATTCGGATCGTTCCCGTCGATCATTCAGGACGGATCGTCGTGGAAGAATGGGCGGCTGCCATAAAAAAATACCGGCCGCAGCTCGCCGTTTTTATGCATGCTTCGAATGTGACCGGTGCGGTCAACGATGCGGCGCTGCTCGCGAAGCTGGCCAAAGAGGCTGGAGCCGTCACGCTGCTCGATGCGTCGCAGAGTATGGGCATCATCCCCGTTTTTCCCGAACAGTGGAAAATCGATTTAGTGGCCTTTACTGGACACAAGTATCTACTAGGGCCGACCGGAACGGGCGGGCTATATATAGCGCCTCATATGACGGCGGAACTGGAACCGGTCTGGGTCGGAGGAACCGGAATTCAAAGCGAACTGGATGAAATGCCGTCCATGATGCCGACGCATTTCGAAGCCGGAACGCCGAATGATTGCGCCTTTGCCGGTTTGGCGGCTGCGTTGGCTTGGCGCAGCGAACATCCGCTGGAAGAAAAGGGACTACATTCTTTGACGGAACGGTTGTGTAGCGGATTAAAAGAGCTGGGGGCGAATGTGATTGACGTTGAGGCGCCGAGGACGCCGGTTGTTTCCTTCACGTTGGAGAACTGGGCTGTGGAAGAGGTGGGCGAGATACTGCAAAAAAGTTTTGGCATTGTCAGTCGCACAGGGCTTCACTGCGCGCCGCGCACTCATGCTTTTTTGGCGACAGCGCCGTCAGGCACTGTGCGTCTCAGTCTGTCGCGCTTCACGACGGAGCAGGAAATTGAAGATTGCCTTAGCGCAATAGGAGCGATGCTGCGTGAGACAGATTGA
- a CDS encoding DUF2703 domain-containing protein: MDKKNGCGCSSLNQMKSCCDEDTRSAEKNRQLLLEFFYIDLTTCERCMKTEEILTAAIAAVAPVLRMSGFALEIKKTLVSTEEQARDLCLLSSPTIRLNGQDLQMDVRESQCAACGSICGEEIDCRVWVWRGEEYAVPPKQMLVDGILRAVYGDKHIEGETLFQDLPLNLKKFFAAKKDKENT, translated from the coding sequence ATGGATAAGAAGAACGGTTGCGGATGCAGTTCTCTTAATCAAATGAAATCCTGTTGCGACGAGGATACGCGAAGTGCAGAAAAAAACAGGCAGTTGTTGTTGGAGTTTTTCTACATCGATCTTACTACTTGTGAACGTTGCATGAAGACGGAAGAAATCTTGACAGCCGCCATTGCGGCAGTAGCGCCGGTCTTGCGAATGAGCGGCTTTGCTCTTGAAATAAAAAAAACGCTGGTGTCGACGGAAGAGCAGGCTCGCGATCTTTGCCTGCTAAGTTCGCCAACCATCCGACTTAACGGACAGGATCTTCAAATGGATGTTCGGGAAAGTCAATGCGCAGCGTGCGGCTCGATTTGCGGCGAGGAGATCGATTGCCGGGTTTGGGTTTGGCGCGGTGAAGAATACGCAGTACCGCCGAAGCAGATGCTTGTCGATGGGATTTTACGTGCGGTCTACGGCGATAAACACATTGAAGGGGAAACGTTATTTCAAGATCTGCCTTTGAATTTAAAAAAGTTTTTTGCGGCAAAGAAAGATAAAGAGAACACTTGA
- a CDS encoding TetR/AcrR family transcriptional regulator, whose product MAERRQEIIESAVESLHSKGYASTSLQGILQAAQIGKGQFYHYFSSKQELGLAIVDYCFEKWNQRVVCGIFTAEMTAKDKIRKMLEGALCNQKADGGKCGCFFGNLALELSEHDELFRQKLNRMFEVWISHLKIILDEIREEEELPLPMESGKLAQSIVAMLEGGIMLMKNRQDVQTLADIADVIKKMVNIADEGREDVA is encoded by the coding sequence GTGGCGGAGCGACGACAGGAGATTATTGAAAGTGCAGTGGAAAGTCTGCATTCAAAAGGATATGCAAGCACTTCGCTGCAGGGTATTTTGCAGGCGGCGCAAATCGGCAAAGGGCAGTTTTATCATTATTTCTCTTCCAAACAGGAGTTGGGGCTGGCGATTGTCGACTATTGTTTTGAAAAATGGAACCAGCGTGTAGTGTGCGGCATTTTTACTGCGGAAATGACGGCTAAGGACAAAATCAGAAAGATGCTGGAAGGCGCGCTTTGCAATCAAAAGGCGGACGGCGGTAAATGCGGCTGTTTTTTCGGCAATTTGGCGCTCGAGCTCAGTGAACATGATGAACTGTTTCGGCAAAAATTAAATCGGATGTTTGAAGTATGGATCAGTCACTTGAAAATAATTCTGGATGAAATCAGAGAAGAGGAAGAACTGCCGCTTCCGATGGAGAGCGGAAAATTAGCGCAGTCCATTGTGGCGATGCTCGAAGGCGGTATTATGCTGATGAAAAACAGGCAGGACGTTCAAACGCTGGCTGATATTGCCGACGTGATAAAAAAAATGGTCAATATTGCGGATGAAGGGAGAGAGGATGTTGCGTAA
- the arsD gene encoding arsenite efflux transporter metallochaperone ArsD: MSKIEIYDPAMCCATGLCGPSIDTELLRVTTVINALTTKGVQVVRYGLSSEPQAFVDNKMVNEYLMKEEVDVLPITVVDGQVVKTKTYPSDAEFAQWAGVAIEEIAPAKKESGGCCCPSGCC, encoded by the coding sequence ATGAGCAAGATTGAAATTTATGATCCGGCGATGTGTTGCGCTACAGGTTTGTGCGGTCCGAGCATTGATACGGAACTGTTGCGGGTGACGACGGTGATAAATGCACTGACCACTAAAGGCGTTCAGGTGGTTCGCTATGGTCTGTCCAGTGAACCGCAGGCGTTTGTCGATAATAAAATGGTTAATGAATATTTGATGAAAGAGGAAGTCGATGTACTGCCGATCACCGTTGTGGACGGACAGGTCGTGAAGACGAAAACATATCCTAGTGATGCGGAATTTGCTCAATGGGCCGGCGTGGCAATCGAAGAGATTGCTCCGGCTAAAAAAGAAAGCGGCGGTTGCTGCTGCCCGAGCGGCTGCTGCTAA
- the trsS gene encoding radical SAM (seleno)protein TrsS: MNDNELKTQETWLSATQSVCPECLQRIPAQRVRRGERVILKKCCPEHGEAEVCIWHGQPDYQEWINLQPPTSPSASAPGTEAGCPFDCGLCPKHRQQTCCVLLEVTKCCNLRCPVCFASASADSNEDPKLDVIEGWYRMLMQSGGPYNIQLSGGEPTLRDDLPEIISLGKELGFTFFQVNTNGLRLASDASYVARLKAAGLNCVFLQFDGLDDQVYAKLRGQALLERKKQVIEACARHELGVVLVVTLKPGVNDAQIGAILHFAVENMPVVRGVHFQPISYFGRYPKEPQEKDRITIPQLLREIEKQTAGRMQAAHFRPPGGEHAHCSFHGDFMLLPDGELKPLLQEGGACCSAKAPLETAKRSRQFVARQWSAAQPAKAACEKEQTRLAAGNLDSLDEFLARLNTYKLAVSGMAFQDAWTLDLERLQQCFIHVVAPDGRLVPFCAYNLTDRHGRALHRRNG, from the coding sequence ATGAATGACAACGAATTAAAAACGCAAGAGACATGGCTGTCCGCGACGCAAAGCGTATGCCCGGAATGTCTGCAACGAATTCCGGCGCAGCGCGTGCGAAGAGGCGAACGCGTAATTTTGAAAAAATGTTGTCCGGAACACGGCGAAGCGGAAGTCTGCATCTGGCATGGACAGCCGGATTATCAGGAATGGATCAATTTGCAACCGCCGACGTCGCCGAGCGCTTCTGCGCCAGGAACGGAGGCGGGTTGCCCCTTTGACTGCGGTTTGTGTCCGAAACATCGCCAGCAAACCTGCTGCGTACTCCTGGAAGTGACAAAATGCTGCAATCTGCGCTGTCCGGTCTGCTTTGCCTCGGCTTCAGCCGATAGCAACGAGGATCCGAAGCTTGACGTGATTGAAGGTTGGTACCGCATGCTCATGCAGAGCGGCGGGCCTTATAACATCCAGTTATCAGGCGGTGAGCCAACGCTGCGCGATGATCTGCCGGAAATTATTTCGTTGGGCAAAGAGCTGGGCTTTACCTTCTTTCAAGTCAATACGAACGGCCTTCGCCTGGCAAGCGACGCTTCGTATGTCGCAAGATTGAAAGCGGCCGGGCTGAACTGCGTCTTCTTGCAGTTTGACGGATTGGATGATCAGGTGTATGCGAAGCTGCGCGGCCAGGCACTGCTGGAAAGAAAAAAACAAGTGATCGAAGCCTGCGCTCGCCATGAACTCGGCGTCGTATTGGTCGTGACGCTGAAGCCCGGTGTCAATGACGCGCAGATTGGCGCGATCTTGCATTTCGCGGTCGAAAATATGCCGGTCGTGCGCGGCGTACATTTTCAACCGATCAGTTATTTCGGACGTTATCCGAAAGAACCGCAAGAGAAGGATCGGATAACGATCCCGCAGCTGCTGCGTGAAATTGAAAAACAGACGGCGGGACGGATGCAAGCCGCGCATTTCAGACCGCCCGGCGGCGAACATGCGCATTGCTCGTTTCATGGAGATTTCATGTTGCTGCCGGACGGGGAATTAAAGCCTCTGCTCCAGGAAGGCGGCGCTTGCTGCAGCGCGAAAGCTCCGCTTGAAACGGCGAAACGTTCGCGGCAATTTGTCGCCCGCCAGTGGTCCGCTGCGCAGCCTGCCAAAGCGGCTTGCGAAAAAGAACAGACGAGACTCGCTGCCGGAAATCTGGACAGCCTTGATGAATTCCTGGCGCGACTGAACACGTATAAACTGGCCGTATCCGGCATGGCTTTTCAGGATGCCTGGACGCTCGATCTGGAGCGGTTGCAGCAATGTTTTATTCACGTCGTCGCCCCCGACGGGCGCTTGGTTCCTTTTTGCGCATACAACCTTACCGACCGGCATGGCCGCGCTTTGCACAGGAGGAACGGATGA
- a CDS encoding histidine phosphatase family protein, with the protein MRLNKEERRIYLLRHGSIEKPDCERRYIGQLDLPLSADGVHEACLLEAAFRGKTISAMFCSDLIRSIATAKIICRKLTGNIFIRPDLKEIGMGEWEGKTFKEVAQTYPDEYAKRGSRIADYRIPGAESFAECGARVSAAFKEITAMTQGDILIVGHAGVNRLLLTQLLGMPLENMFRLGQDYACVNILAGENGNYRVMLLNGKGVG; encoded by the coding sequence GTGCGTTTGAATAAAGAAGAACGGCGTATCTATCTGCTGCGCCACGGCAGCATTGAAAAACCGGATTGCGAGCGGCGCTATATCGGACAGCTTGATCTGCCTCTTTCGGCGGATGGGGTGCACGAAGCCTGCTTGTTGGAGGCTGCTTTTCGCGGCAAAACCATTTCCGCTATGTTTTGCAGCGATCTGATCCGTTCGATTGCCACAGCGAAAATTATTTGCCGCAAACTGACCGGGAATATCTTCATCCGTCCCGATTTAAAAGAGATCGGCATGGGCGAATGGGAAGGGAAAACGTTCAAAGAAGTTGCGCAAACGTATCCGGACGAATACGCGAAACGGGGAAGCCGGATCGCGGACTACCGGATTCCGGGCGCGGAAAGTTTCGCGGAGTGCGGCGCGCGGGTCAGTGCGGCCTTCAAAGAAATAACGGCGATGACGCAGGGGGATATCCTGATTGTCGGCCATGCGGGCGTCAACCGCCTGCTGCTCACGCAGCTCCTCGGCATGCCGCTCGAAAATATGTTCCGTCTCGGTCAGGACTATGCCTGCGTCAATATTCTGGCGGGCGAGAATGGGAATTATCGCGTGATGTTGCTGAATGGTAAAGGTGTTGGTTGA
- a CDS encoding permease: MFEEFANLVVYGWLGMAKEDHLAAALQFFIYDTPKILVWLSCAIFIISVLRSYISPLKVKELLGRQRTLTGHITAGLIGVATPFCSCSAVPLFIGLIEAGVPLGVTFSFLVASPMVNDVAVIMLWSLFGWKVALMYVTSGFIIAVLCGILIGKLGMERLLEEDVQLTSCKKQVERLTLTFYQRCKEALQFTLSLLRQITPYILVALSIGGFIHGYVPEDFLVAYAGRENVLAVPLVVGIGIPLYNSASGMVPIIYALMEKGLPVGTVLAFMMAVSAISFPEMIILRKVMKTQLIMLFAGILTVSIIVTGYLFNMLAY; encoded by the coding sequence GTGTTTGAAGAATTTGCAAACCTGGTTGTGTACGGTTGGCTGGGCATGGCAAAAGAGGATCATTTGGCGGCTGCGCTGCAGTTTTTTATTTACGATACGCCGAAAATACTGGTTTGGCTTAGTTGTGCGATCTTTATCATTTCAGTTCTCCGCTCGTACATTTCACCGCTCAAGGTAAAAGAACTGCTGGGCAGACAGCGAACGTTGACAGGCCATATTACAGCCGGACTGATTGGCGTAGCCACGCCGTTTTGCTCCTGCTCGGCGGTGCCTCTCTTTATCGGTTTGATAGAGGCGGGCGTTCCGCTTGGGGTAACGTTTTCGTTCCTGGTCGCATCGCCCATGGTCAATGACGTCGCAGTGATCATGCTGTGGAGCCTATTTGGCTGGAAAGTCGCCCTGATGTATGTGACAAGCGGCTTTATCATCGCCGTCCTGTGCGGCATCCTTATCGGCAAACTGGGAATGGAACGTTTGTTGGAAGAAGATGTCCAGCTAACGAGTTGCAAGAAGCAGGTGGAAAGGCTTACGCTGACGTTTTATCAAAGGTGCAAAGAAGCGTTGCAGTTTACGCTTAGCTTATTGCGTCAGATCACGCCGTATATCCTGGTCGCGCTCAGTATCGGCGGTTTTATTCATGGCTATGTGCCGGAAGATTTTTTAGTCGCCTATGCCGGAAGAGAGAATGTGTTGGCAGTGCCGCTTGTCGTCGGCATCGGGATTCCGCTATACAACAGTGCGTCAGGGATGGTGCCGATCATCTATGCGTTGATGGAAAAAGGGCTTCCGGTCGGTACGGTGCTGGCGTTTATGATGGCGGTCTCGGCGATCAGTTTTCCCGAAATGATCATCTTGCGCAAAGTCATGAAGACGCAATTGATCATGCTGTTCGCAGGAATTCTGACCGTATCCATTATCGTGACGGGCTATCTGTTTAATATGCTTGCGTATTAG